One stretch of Streptomyces sp. MMBL 11-1 DNA includes these proteins:
- a CDS encoding DNA gyrase/topoisomerase IV subunit B encodes MTAETSVPSTAMLTGAGGDRDSSNYTARHLLVLEGLEAVRKRPGMYIGSTDSRGLMHCLWEIIDNSVDEALGGYCDQIEVILHDDASVEVRDNGRGIPVDVEPKTGLSGIEVVMTKLHAGGKFGGGSYAASGGLHGVGASVVNALSARLDVEVDRNSATHSISFRRGVPGMFTEQGPDSPFDPANGLRKGKRVPKTRTGTRVRYWADRQIFLKDAKLDLETLYQRARQTAFLVPGLTIIVRDERGLGGEGKTEETFRFDGGISEFCEYLARDKAVCDVQRLSGTGTFKETVPVLDDRGHMTATEVTRELAVDIALRWGTGYDATVRSFVNIIATPKGGTHVTGFERSLTRTVNEALRSAKMLRVAEDDVVKDDALEGLTAVVTVRLAEPQFEGQTKEVLGTSAANRIVAAVVAKELKAFLTSTKRDAKAQARAVLEKAVAAARTRIAARQHKDAQRRKTALESSSLPAKLADCRSDDVERSELFIVEGDSALGTAKLARNSEFQALLPIRGKILNVQKSSVSDMLKNAECGAIIQVIGAGSGRTFDIDAARYGKIVLLVDADVDGAHIRCLLLTLFQRYMRPMVEAGRVFAAVPPLHRIELVQPKKGQDKYIYTYSDNELRQTLLELRRKNVRIKESIQRYKGLGEMDADQLAETTMDPRHRTLRRINIGDLESSEQVFDLLMGNEVAPRKEFITSSAATLDRSRIDA; translated from the coding sequence GTGACCGCCGAAACGTCCGTGCCGTCCACCGCGATGCTGACCGGAGCAGGCGGCGACCGGGACAGCTCCAACTACACCGCGCGGCACCTTCTCGTCCTCGAAGGGCTGGAGGCGGTCCGCAAGCGCCCCGGCATGTACATCGGGTCCACCGACAGCCGTGGCCTGATGCACTGCCTCTGGGAGATCATCGACAACTCCGTCGATGAAGCCCTGGGCGGCTACTGCGACCAGATCGAGGTCATCCTCCACGACGACGCCTCCGTCGAGGTCCGGGACAACGGCCGTGGCATCCCGGTCGACGTCGAGCCCAAGACAGGCCTCTCCGGCATCGAGGTCGTCATGACCAAGCTGCACGCCGGAGGCAAGTTCGGCGGCGGCTCCTACGCGGCCTCGGGCGGTCTCCACGGCGTCGGCGCCTCCGTGGTCAACGCCCTCTCCGCCCGCCTGGACGTCGAGGTCGACCGCAACAGCGCGACCCACTCCATCAGCTTCCGGCGCGGTGTCCCCGGCATGTTCACCGAGCAGGGGCCGGACAGCCCGTTCGACCCGGCCAACGGCCTCCGCAAGGGCAAGCGCGTCCCCAAGACCCGTACCGGTACCCGGGTGCGGTACTGGGCGGACCGCCAGATCTTCCTCAAGGACGCCAAGCTCGACCTGGAGACGCTCTACCAGCGCGCCCGCCAGACGGCCTTCCTCGTCCCCGGTCTCACGATCATCGTCCGTGACGAACGAGGGCTGGGCGGCGAGGGCAAGACGGAAGAGACATTCCGCTTCGACGGCGGCATCAGCGAGTTCTGCGAGTACCTGGCCCGGGACAAGGCCGTCTGCGACGTCCAGCGCCTCAGCGGCACCGGCACCTTCAAGGAGACCGTGCCCGTCCTCGACGACCGCGGCCACATGACCGCCACCGAGGTCACCCGCGAGCTGGCCGTCGACATCGCCCTGCGGTGGGGCACCGGCTACGACGCGACCGTACGGTCCTTCGTGAACATCATCGCCACCCCCAAGGGCGGCACCCATGTCACGGGCTTCGAGCGCTCCCTGACCCGGACGGTGAACGAGGCGCTCCGCTCCGCCAAGATGCTGCGGGTCGCCGAGGACGACGTCGTCAAGGACGACGCCCTCGAAGGGCTCACCGCCGTCGTCACCGTACGGCTCGCCGAGCCGCAGTTCGAGGGGCAGACCAAGGAGGTGCTCGGCACCTCCGCGGCCAACCGGATCGTGGCAGCCGTGGTCGCCAAGGAGCTCAAGGCCTTCCTGACCTCGACGAAGCGGGACGCCAAGGCGCAGGCCAGAGCGGTGCTGGAGAAGGCCGTGGCCGCCGCCCGCACCCGGATCGCCGCACGGCAGCACAAGGACGCCCAGCGCCGCAAGACCGCGCTGGAGTCGTCCTCGCTGCCCGCCAAGCTCGCCGACTGCCGCAGCGACGACGTGGAGCGCAGTGAGCTGTTCATCGTCGAGGGCGACTCGGCGCTCGGCACGGCCAAGCTGGCGCGGAACAGTGAGTTCCAGGCACTGCTGCCGATCCGCGGAAAGATCCTCAACGTACAGAAGTCGTCCGTCTCGGACATGCTGAAGAACGCCGAGTGCGGCGCGATCATCCAGGTCATAGGAGCCGGGTCCGGGCGCACCTTCGACATCGACGCCGCGCGCTACGGGAAGATCGTCCTGCTGGTGGACGCCGACGTCGACGGCGCCCACATCCGCTGCCTGCTACTGACCCTCTTCCAGCGCTACATGCGCCCGATGGTCGAGGCGGGGCGGGTCTTCGCGGCCGTCCCGCCGCTGCACCGGATCGAGCTGGTCCAGCCCAAGAAGGGCCAGGACAAGTACATCTACACCTACTCCGACAACGAGCTGCGCCAGACCCTCCTGGAGCTCCGGCGCAAGAACGTCCGGATCAAGGAATCGATCCAGCGCTACAAGGGCCTGGGCGAGATGGACGCCGACCAGTTGGCGGAGACGACGATGGACCCGCGCCACCGCACGCTGCGGCGCATCAACATCGGCGACCTGGAATCCTCCGAGCAGGTCTTCGACCTGCTGATGGGGAACGAGGTCGCGCCCCGCAAGGAGTTCATCACCAGCTCCGCGGCCACTCTGGACCGCTCGCGCATCGACGCCTGA
- a CDS encoding response regulator, with the protein MIQVLIVDDDVRVAQINAAYVAKVPGYRVAARAHSAAAALEAVEKVPVDLILLDHYLPDRNGLAVVRELRRLGRQADVIMVTAARDVATVQDAMRHGALQYLVKPFTYAGLRSKLEAYAALRQALDGGGEAEQAQVDRLFGALWAAEEPALPKGHSPTTAELVRGALRGADGPLSAQEIADSAGMSRQTAQRYLKLLERTGKVRLTLRYGETGRPEHRYAWAAG; encoded by the coding sequence GTGATCCAGGTCCTGATCGTGGACGACGACGTCCGGGTGGCGCAGATCAACGCCGCGTACGTCGCCAAGGTCCCCGGCTACCGGGTGGCCGCGCGGGCCCACTCGGCGGCCGCGGCACTGGAGGCGGTCGAGAAGGTCCCGGTGGACCTGATCCTGCTGGACCACTATCTGCCCGACCGCAACGGCCTCGCCGTCGTACGGGAACTGCGCCGCCTCGGCCGCCAGGCCGACGTGATCATGGTGACGGCCGCCCGGGACGTCGCGACCGTGCAGGACGCGATGCGGCACGGCGCCCTCCAGTACCTGGTGAAGCCGTTCACGTACGCGGGGCTGCGCTCGAAGCTGGAGGCGTACGCGGCCCTGCGGCAGGCCCTCGACGGGGGCGGGGAGGCCGAGCAGGCGCAGGTGGACCGGCTCTTCGGCGCACTGTGGGCGGCGGAGGAGCCCGCTCTCCCCAAGGGCCACTCCCCCACCACCGCCGAGCTCGTCCGGGGCGCCCTGCGCGGCGCCGACGGCCCGCTCTCCGCCCAGGAGATCGCGGACAGCGCGGGGATGAGCCGCCAGACGGCCCAGCGCTATCTCAAGCTGCTGGAGCGCACCGGCAAGGTCAGACTGACGCTGCGCTACGGGGAGACGGGCCGGCCGGAACACCGGTACGCCTGGGCGGCCGGCTGA
- a CDS encoding ATP-binding protein — MNAPPTPGRGPRRFGWPQRVFSQVLLMQLTVITGVTILVTGLFLAPLSDQLDDQAMRRALAIAQSTAAQPGIVQDLTSTDPSERGPVQSAAERVRRATGAEYVVVMNQRGVRWSHPDTHRIGAIVSTDPGEALRGREVMEIDSGTLGRSARGKVPLLGPSGDVVGAVSVGIAYDSVRARLLGAIPGLLAYAGGALAVGALAAYLISRRLQRQTHDLAFSDISALLTEREAMLHGIREGVVALDGAGRVRLLNDEAQRLLGVGPEAAGRTLEEVLGDGRTTDVLAGRVVGDDLLAVRGSRVLLANRMPTDDGGAVVTLRDRTELEHLGRELDSTTGLIDALRAQDHEHANRLHTLLGLLELEMHEDAMEFVTEVVGVHRATAEQVTEKVQDPLLAALLVGKATVAAERGVSLRLAPGTLLPDRVVDPRGLVTVMGNLVDNATDAAAGSDGARIEVGLCAEGRTVVLDVRDNGPGVPQEQHASIFTEGWSTKEVPAHGKRGLGLALVRRLAERQGGSVSVSGADGGGAVFTVVLPEALAEPGPEAPAEPAPGSPDGPPPPTYPATRGGRR, encoded by the coding sequence ATGAACGCCCCACCGACCCCCGGCAGGGGACCGCGCCGGTTCGGCTGGCCCCAGCGGGTTTTCTCCCAGGTCCTGCTGATGCAGCTGACCGTCATCACCGGCGTGACGATCCTGGTCACCGGTCTGTTCCTGGCCCCCCTCAGCGACCAGCTGGACGACCAGGCGATGCGCCGCGCCCTCGCCATCGCCCAGAGCACCGCCGCCCAGCCGGGGATCGTGCAGGACCTGACCAGCACGGACCCGTCGGAGCGGGGCCCCGTCCAGTCGGCCGCCGAGCGGGTCAGGCGGGCGACCGGAGCGGAGTACGTCGTCGTCATGAACCAGCGCGGGGTGCGCTGGTCGCACCCCGACACCCACCGGATCGGCGCGATCGTCTCCACCGACCCCGGTGAGGCGCTGCGCGGCCGCGAGGTGATGGAGATCGACAGCGGAACACTCGGCCGCTCGGCGCGCGGCAAGGTGCCGCTGCTCGGCCCGTCCGGCGACGTGGTCGGCGCGGTGTCGGTGGGCATCGCCTACGACAGCGTCCGCGCCCGGCTCCTCGGGGCGATCCCGGGGCTGCTGGCGTACGCGGGCGGGGCCCTGGCCGTGGGGGCGCTCGCCGCGTACCTGATCTCCCGCCGGTTGCAGCGGCAGACCCATGATCTGGCGTTCTCCGATATCTCCGCGCTCCTGACGGAACGCGAGGCCATGCTGCACGGCATCCGCGAAGGGGTCGTCGCCCTGGACGGGGCCGGCCGCGTCCGGCTGCTGAACGACGAGGCGCAACGGCTGCTGGGCGTGGGCCCGGAAGCGGCGGGCCGGACCCTGGAGGAGGTGCTGGGCGACGGCAGGACCACGGACGTGCTGGCCGGGCGGGTGGTCGGCGACGACCTGCTGGCGGTACGGGGCAGCCGGGTGCTGCTGGCCAACCGGATGCCCACGGACGACGGCGGGGCCGTGGTGACCCTGCGCGATCGGACCGAGCTGGAGCACCTGGGCCGCGAACTCGACTCCACCACGGGGCTGATCGACGCCCTGCGCGCCCAGGACCACGAGCACGCGAACCGGCTGCACACCCTGCTGGGGCTGCTGGAGCTGGAGATGCACGAGGACGCGATGGAGTTCGTCACGGAGGTGGTCGGCGTGCACCGGGCGACGGCCGAGCAGGTCACCGAGAAGGTCCAGGACCCCCTGCTGGCCGCCCTCCTGGTGGGCAAGGCGACGGTCGCCGCCGAGCGCGGTGTATCGCTGCGGCTGGCCCCCGGCACCCTGCTGCCGGACCGGGTGGTCGATCCCCGGGGTCTGGTCACCGTCATGGGCAACCTCGTCGACAACGCCACGGACGCGGCGGCCGGATCGGACGGGGCCCGGATCGAGGTCGGGCTGTGCGCGGAGGGACGTACGGTGGTCCTGGATGTGCGCGACAACGGCCCCGGCGTCCCCCAGGAGCAGCACGCGTCGATCTTCACGGAGGGCTGGTCCACCAAGGAGGTCCCGGCCCACGGCAAGCGCGGTCTCGGACTCGCCCTCGTGCGGAGGCTCGCGGAGCGTCAGGGAGGCAGTGTGTCGGTGTCCGGGGCGGACGGAGGCGGTGCCGTGTTCACGGTGGTCCTGCCGGAGGCGCTGGCCGAGCCCGGGCCCGAGGCCCCGGCCGAGCCGGCCCCGGGCTCCCCCGACGGTCCGCCGCCCCCCACGTATCCGGCCACGAGGGGAGGCCGCCGGTGA
- a CDS encoding LacI family DNA-binding transcriptional regulator, whose translation MTRRLAQVAQKVGVSEATVSRVLNGKPGVSDATRQAVLSALDVLGYERPTQLRGERARLVGLVLPELQNPIFPAFAEVVGGALAQQGLTPVLCTQTKGGVSEADYVELLLQQQVSGVVFAGGLYHQADAPHDHYKVLADRKIPVVLINAAIAHLGFPGVSCDDSVAVEQAWRHLVSLGHERIGFVLGPSDHVPSQRKLAAARSLAEAAGRTVPDEWVARAMFSLEGGQAAAMRLLDRGVTGIICASDPLALGAVRAARRRGLSVPGEVSVVGYDDSAFMNCTEPPLTTVRQPIEAMGRAAVELLSVQIGGRAVPSDELLFEPELVVRASTAQPPRENSL comes from the coding sequence ATGACGCGACGACTTGCTCAGGTGGCCCAGAAGGTGGGAGTCAGCGAGGCGACGGTCAGCCGGGTGCTGAACGGCAAGCCGGGCGTTTCCGACGCCACCCGGCAGGCCGTCCTCTCCGCGCTGGACGTCCTCGGGTACGAGCGCCCGACCCAGCTGCGGGGCGAACGGGCCCGGCTGGTCGGGCTGGTCCTGCCCGAGCTGCAGAACCCGATCTTCCCGGCGTTCGCCGAAGTGGTCGGCGGCGCGCTCGCCCAGCAGGGGCTGACCCCGGTGCTCTGCACCCAGACCAAGGGCGGCGTCTCCGAGGCCGACTACGTCGAGCTGCTCCTCCAGCAACAGGTCTCCGGGGTGGTCTTCGCCGGGGGCCTCTACCACCAGGCCGACGCCCCGCACGACCACTACAAGGTGCTCGCCGACCGCAAGATCCCCGTGGTGCTGATCAACGCGGCCATCGCCCACCTCGGCTTCCCCGGCGTCTCCTGCGACGACTCCGTCGCCGTCGAGCAGGCCTGGCGGCACCTCGTCTCGCTCGGGCACGAGCGCATCGGGTTCGTCCTCGGCCCGTCCGACCACGTGCCCTCGCAGCGCAAGCTCGCCGCCGCCCGGTCGCTCGCCGAGGCGGCGGGAAGGACCGTGCCCGACGAGTGGGTGGCCCGCGCGATGTTCTCGCTGGAGGGCGGGCAGGCCGCCGCGATGCGGCTGCTGGACCGGGGCGTCACCGGCATCATCTGCGCGAGCGACCCGCTCGCGCTGGGCGCCGTGCGCGCCGCCCGCCGCCGCGGTCTCTCGGTGCCCGGCGAGGTGTCGGTCGTCGGCTACGACGACTCGGCCTTCATGAACTGCACCGAGCCGCCCCTGACCACCGTCCGCCAGCCCATCGAGGCCATGGGGCGCGCGGCCGTGGAGCTGCTCTCGGTGCAGATCGGCGGACGGGCCGTGCCCTCGGACGAACTGCTCTTCGAGCCGGAGCTGGTGGTGCGCGCGTCCACCGCCCAGCCGCCGCGCGAGAATTCCCTGTGA
- a CDS encoding citrate synthase, with amino-acid sequence MTDQPAPDEREAPRLTTREAAELLGVKPETVYAYVSRGQLNSARAAGGRGSTFDADEVRALARRSGRRDASPAGGDLAFRTGITLIEGDRCFFRGVDATELAGRYGYEEVAEWLWTGEVRPGARFTATAGTLAAARRTVGALPAHSGSTDRLRVAVTAAAATDPLRFDLSPEAVLSSARSLIPTLVGALPALGGPEDDGGSLARALWSRLTAEPADAPSLAVLDAALVLLIDHDLAASTLAARVAASARAHPYAVVSAGLGVLEGPLHGAASGLAHRMLREAVDRGSAVPVVADHLRTGRRVPGLGHRLYRGEDPRATALLALLEEVPQAAGALAAAREVVETTARHAPLHANIDLALAVLSVSRGMAADAGETVFAVSRTAGWIAHALEEYGERPLRIRPSGQYTGPRPPQPLPGPRTPSQA; translated from the coding sequence ATGACGGATCAACCAGCGCCCGACGAGCGGGAAGCACCCCGGCTCACCACCCGGGAGGCCGCCGAACTGCTGGGCGTGAAGCCGGAGACGGTGTACGCCTACGTCAGCCGGGGCCAGCTGAACAGCGCGCGGGCCGCCGGAGGGCGGGGCAGCACGTTCGACGCCGACGAGGTCCGGGCGCTGGCCCGGCGCTCGGGGCGCCGGGACGCCTCCCCGGCCGGGGGCGACCTGGCCTTCCGCACCGGTATCACGCTCATCGAGGGCGACCGCTGCTTCTTCCGCGGGGTCGACGCGACGGAGCTGGCCGGGCGCTACGGCTACGAGGAGGTCGCCGAGTGGCTGTGGACGGGCGAGGTGCGTCCCGGCGCCCGGTTCACCGCGACCGCCGGTACCCTCGCGGCGGCGCGCCGGACGGTCGGCGCGCTGCCCGCGCACAGCGGGTCGACGGACCGGCTGCGGGTGGCGGTGACCGCCGCGGCGGCCACGGATCCGCTGCGGTTCGACCTGTCGCCCGAGGCGGTGCTGAGCAGCGCCCGGAGTCTGATCCCGACACTGGTGGGCGCGCTGCCGGCGCTCGGTGGCCCGGAGGACGACGGAGGCTCCCTGGCGCGGGCGCTGTGGTCACGGCTCACCGCGGAGCCGGCGGACGCCCCGTCCCTCGCCGTGCTGGACGCGGCCCTGGTCCTCCTGATCGACCACGACCTGGCCGCCTCCACCCTGGCCGCCCGGGTCGCCGCCTCCGCGCGGGCCCACCCGTACGCCGTGGTGTCGGCGGGCCTCGGCGTGCTGGAGGGGCCGCTGCACGGGGCGGCGAGCGGGCTGGCGCACCGGATGCTCCGGGAGGCGGTGGACCGGGGCAGCGCGGTCCCCGTTGTCGCCGATCACCTGCGGACCGGGCGGCGGGTGCCGGGCCTGGGGCACCGGCTGTACCGGGGCGAGGACCCCCGGGCGACGGCCCTGTTGGCGCTGCTGGAGGAGGTACCGCAGGCCGCCGGGGCGCTGGCGGCGGCCCGCGAGGTGGTGGAGACGACGGCGCGGCACGCTCCGCTGCACGCCAACATCGACCTGGCGCTGGCCGTCCTGTCCGTCTCCCGGGGGATGGCGGCGGACGCGGGCGAGACCGTGTTCGCGGTGTCCCGCACCGCGGGCTGGATCGCCCACGCGCTGGAGGAGTACGGGGAGCGCCCGCTCCGCATCCGCCCCAGCGGGCAGTACACGGGCCCCCGGCCTCCCCAGCCGCTGCCCGGCCCCCGGACTCCCTCTCAGGCCTGA
- a CDS encoding citrate synthase/methylcitrate synthase — MTTTPAVPRGLAGVVVTDTALGDVRGREGFYHYRQYSAIELARTRGFEDVWYLMVHGELPDRAAAADFATRTAALRTLPAEVREALPAIARAGAVSGPLAGLRTALSLLGASAGFRPVYDIGAGRRREDALAACAAVPTILTALHRLGQGLSPVEPREDLPHAANYLYMLTGTEPEPEHARAVEQYLISTVDHGFNASTFTARVVASTGADLAACLVAAVGALSGPLHGGAPSRALDTLDAIGTPDRIDGWIREQVLSGHRIMGFGHPVYRTEDPRSRMLKSLAQGFGGPLVDFAVEVERQVEAILAELKPGRELHTNVEFYAGVVMELCGLPRAMFTPTFCAARVIGWSANILEQAEDSKIIRPAARYVGAPPPQPVPAR, encoded by the coding sequence ATGACCACCACCCCTGCCGTCCCCCGTGGCCTCGCCGGCGTCGTCGTCACCGATACCGCCCTCGGCGACGTACGCGGGCGCGAGGGCTTCTACCACTACCGCCAGTACTCGGCGATCGAGCTCGCGCGGACCCGCGGCTTCGAGGACGTCTGGTACCTGATGGTCCACGGAGAACTGCCGGACCGGGCAGCCGCCGCCGACTTCGCCACCCGCACGGCCGCCCTGCGCACCCTGCCCGCCGAGGTGCGCGAGGCGCTGCCCGCCATCGCCCGCGCCGGCGCCGTCTCCGGCCCCCTCGCCGGACTGCGCACGGCGCTGTCCCTGCTCGGAGCCTCGGCCGGATTCCGCCCGGTGTACGACATCGGGGCCGGGCGGCGCCGGGAGGACGCGCTCGCCGCCTGCGCGGCCGTCCCCACGATCCTCACCGCACTCCATCGCCTGGGCCAGGGCCTCTCGCCGGTCGAGCCCCGCGAGGACCTGCCGCACGCCGCGAACTACCTGTACATGCTGACCGGGACGGAGCCGGAGCCGGAGCACGCCAGGGCCGTCGAGCAGTACCTCATCTCGACCGTCGACCACGGCTTCAACGCCTCCACCTTCACCGCCCGGGTCGTCGCCTCCACCGGAGCCGACCTGGCCGCCTGTCTGGTCGCGGCGGTGGGCGCGCTCTCCGGACCGCTGCACGGCGGAGCCCCCAGCCGGGCCCTGGACACCCTGGACGCCATCGGCACCCCGGACCGCATCGACGGCTGGATCCGCGAGCAGGTCCTTTCCGGCCACCGCATCATGGGCTTCGGCCACCCCGTCTACCGCACCGAGGACCCGCGTTCCCGGATGCTCAAGTCCCTCGCGCAGGGTTTCGGCGGGCCGCTCGTCGACTTCGCCGTGGAGGTGGAACGCCAGGTCGAGGCCATCCTCGCCGAGCTCAAGCCGGGCCGGGAACTGCACACCAATGTGGAGTTCTACGCCGGAGTGGTCATGGAGCTGTGCGGGCTGCCGCGTGCGATGTTCACCCCCACCTTCTGTGCGGCACGGGTGATCGGCTGGAGCGCCAATATCCTGGAGCAGGCGGAGGACTCGAAGATCATCCGCCCGGCGGCCCGCTACGTCGGCGCACCCCCGCCGCAGCCGGTCCCGGCACGCTGA
- a CDS encoding CobW family GTP-binding protein, protein MTPPRTPQIPVVVLAGFLGSGKTTLLNHLLRNRAGTRIGVIVNDFGAIEIDAMTVSGQVGSTVSLGNGCLCCAVDASELDTFLETLTRPSARLDVIVIEASGLAEPQELVRMLLASDNPHILYGGLVEVVDAAEFDRTRQRHPEIDRHLAVADLVVLNKTDRVGEAERERLRATVTELSGPAAVISAAHGRIDPELLFDPALRPDHEDTVRQLTFEDLLREEEGEGHGDHLHASYESVDFTSDIPMDPRRFMEFLDSRPDGLYRIKGFADFGAGDRHNTYALHAVGRFLRFAPRPWARGEQRLTQLVMIGAGIDAEALLARLAACRADEPVRADEPVRADAADVERAMWGVLRYVHQETDPVDVREAATEV, encoded by the coding sequence TTGACCCCGCCCCGCACCCCGCAGATCCCGGTCGTCGTCCTGGCGGGCTTCCTCGGCTCCGGCAAGACCACACTCCTGAACCATCTGCTCCGCAACCGCGCGGGCACCCGGATCGGCGTGATCGTCAACGACTTCGGGGCCATCGAGATCGACGCCATGACCGTTTCGGGGCAGGTGGGATCGACGGTCTCGCTGGGCAACGGCTGCCTGTGCTGCGCCGTCGACGCGAGCGAACTCGACACCTTCCTGGAGACGCTGACCCGGCCGTCCGCCCGGCTGGACGTGATCGTCATCGAGGCGAGCGGTCTGGCCGAACCCCAGGAACTCGTCCGCATGCTGCTGGCCAGCGACAACCCGCACATTCTGTACGGGGGCCTCGTCGAGGTCGTCGACGCGGCGGAATTCGACCGCACCCGTCAGCGGCACCCGGAGATCGACCGTCATCTCGCCGTCGCCGACCTCGTCGTCCTGAACAAGACCGACCGGGTGGGGGAGGCCGAACGGGAGCGGCTGCGGGCGACGGTCACGGAGCTGAGCGGCCCGGCCGCCGTGATCTCCGCCGCGCACGGCCGGATCGACCCCGAGCTCCTCTTCGACCCGGCCCTGCGGCCGGACCACGAGGACACGGTCCGCCAGCTCACCTTCGAGGACCTGCTGCGGGAGGAGGAGGGCGAGGGGCACGGCGACCACCTCCACGCCTCGTACGAGAGCGTCGACTTCACCTCGGACATCCCCATGGACCCGCGCCGCTTCATGGAGTTCCTCGACTCCCGGCCCGACGGGCTCTACCGGATCAAGGGGTTCGCGGACTTCGGCGCGGGGGACCGGCACAACACGTACGCGCTGCACGCGGTGGGCCGCTTCCTGCGCTTCGCCCCCCGCCCGTGGGCGCGCGGCGAACAGCGGCTCACCCAGCTCGTCATGATCGGCGCGGGCATCGACGCCGAAGCGCTGCTCGCCCGACTCGCCGCCTGCCGTGCGGACGAACCCGTGCGTGCGGACGAACCCGTGCGTGCGGACGCCGCTGACGTCGAGCGCGCCATGTGGGGCGTGCTCCGCTACGTACACCAGGAGACGGACCCCGTGGACGTACGGGAAGCGGCCACGGAGGTGTGA